A DNA window from Camelina sativa cultivar DH55 chromosome 13, Cs, whole genome shotgun sequence contains the following coding sequences:
- the LOC104734995 gene encoding ABC transporter F family member 2-like isoform X2: MGLTTNLHNLNLRSAFIFSHPLRCPTPFTLKLSSVSNPRRVINDIRAQVSTTSSNPELESLFTTEDHDQKRISKQSNGASSISSGVRLENISKSYEGVTVLKDVTWEVKRGEKVGLIGVNGAGKTTQLRIITGQEEPDSGNVIRAKPNLKVAFLSQEFEVSMGKTVKEEFMSAFKKEMEVASKLEKFQKAIEEAVDDLELMGRLLDEFDLLQRRAQEVDLDSIDARISKIMSELGFVSEDADRLVASFSSGWQMRMSLGKILLQSPDLLLLDEPTNHLDLDTIQWLESYLNKQDVPMVIISHDRAFLDQLCTKIVETEMGVSRTFEGNYSQYVISKAEWVEAQYAAWDKQQKEIEATKDLISRLSAGANSGRASSAEKKLEKLQEEEQIEKPFQRKQMKIRFPECGLSGRSVVTVKNLEFGFEDKKLFNKANIAIERGDKIAIIGPNGCGKSTLLKLIMGLEKPMRGEVTLGEHNVLPNYFEQNQAEALDLDKTVIETVVEAAVDWRIDDIKALLGRCNFKADMMDRKVSLLSGGEKARLAFCKFMVKPSTLLVLDEPTNHLDIPSKEMLEEAISEYKGTVITVSHDRYFIKQIVNRVIEVRDGGLKDYTGDYNYNLEKNVEARARELEREAELEAKAPKVKAKSKMSKAEREARKKQKMKAFQASKKKSKSSKNAKRWN, encoded by the exons ATGGGATTAACGACAAATCTCCATAACCTAAACCTTCGTTCTGCCTTCATCTTCAGTCATCCACTTCGTTGCCCTACACCATTCACCTTGAAactctcctctgtttctaaCCCTAGACGAGTAATCAATGATATCAGAGCCCAAGTTTCTACAACCAGCTCCAATCCAGAGCTTGAATCGCTCTTCACGACCGAAGATCACGATCAGAAGCGGATCAGTAAGCAATCAAATGGTGCGTCTTCGATTTCGTCAGGAGTAAGACTTGAAAACATTAGCAAGAGCTATGAAGGCGTGACGGTGCTAAAGGATGTGACTTGGGAAGTGAAGAGAGGTGAAAAAGTAGGGTTAATCGGCGTCAACGGTGCGGGGAAGACGACACAGCTCAGGATCATCACGGGTCAAGAGGAACCTGACTCGGGAAACGTGATTAGAGCCAAACCCAATTTGAAAGTTGCCTTTTTGAGTCAAGAATTTGAGGTTTCTATGGGGAAGACAGTGAAGGAAGAGTTCATGAGTGCGTTTAAAAAAGAGATGGAAGTAGCAAGTAAGCTTGAGAAGTTTCAGAAGGCGATTGAAGAAGCTGTtgatgatttggaattaatgggAAGGTTACTTGACGAATTCGATTTGTTGCAGAGACGAGCTCAAGAGGTTGATTTGGATTCTATCGATGCGAGAATCAGTAAGATCATGTCTGAATTAGGGTTTGTGTCGGAAGATGCTGATAGGCTTGTGGCTTCGTTTAGTAGTGGGTGGCAAATGAGAATGTCACTTGGGAAGATTTTGCTTCAG AGTCCAGATTTACTGCTTTTGGATGAGCCAACGAATCATTTGGATCTTGATACTATTCAGTGGCTTGAAAGTTACTTGAATAAGCAAGATGTGCCTATGGTCATTATATCACATGACAGAGCGTTTCTTGATCAGTTATGTACCAAAATTGTGGAAACTGAAATGGGAGTGTCGAGGACTTTTGAGGGTAATTACTCTCAGTATGTGATTTCCAAGGCAGAGTGGGTTGAAGCTCAGTATGCTGCTTGGGATAAGCAACAGAAAGAGATCGAAGCAACAAAAGATTTGATTAGTAGGCTAAGTGCTGGAGCAAACTCTGGTCGAGCTTCTTCAGCAGAAAAG AAACTGGAGAAGCTCCAAGAAGAGGAGCAGATAGAGAAGCCATTTCAGCggaaacaaatgaaaatcaGGTTTCCGGAATGTGGATTAAGTGGAAGATCTGTAGTTACTGTTAAGAATCTAGAATTTGGCTTTGAGGATAAG AAGTTATTTAACAAGGCAAATATAGCTATAGAGAGAGGAGACAAAATAGCTATTATTGGTCCGAATGGGTGCGGTAAAAGTACACTATTGAAACTGATTATGGGTTTGGAGAAGCCTATGAGAGGTGAAGTGACACTCGGGGAGCACAATGTATTGCCAAACTACTTCGAGCAGAATCAG GCAGAGGCTCTAGATTTGGATAAAACTGTGATTGAGACGGTTGTTGAAGCTGCTGTAGATTGGAGAATTGATGATATTAAAGCTCTTCTTGGTCGCTGCAACTTCAAAGCTGACATGATGGATAGAAAGGTCTCTCTTTTGAGTGGTGGTGAGAAG GCACGCCTTGCATTCTGCAAATTCATGGTGAAACCATCCACTCTACTTGTGTTGGACGAACCCACCAATCACTTAGACATACCTTCGAAAGAAATGCTCGAG GAGGCAATAAGCGAATACAAAGGCACAGTCATCACAGTCTCTCATGATCGATACTTCATTAAACAAATCGTTAACAGAGTAATTGAAGTCAGAGATGGTGGTTTAAAGGACTATACAGGAGACTACAAT TATAACCTGGAGAAGAATGTGGAAGCTAGAGCAAGGGAGTTGGAGAGGGAAGCAGAATTGGAAGCAAAAGCTCCAAAAGTGAAAGCAAAGTCAAAGATGTCAAAGGCTGAGAGAGAAGCACGGAAGAAGCAAAAGATGAAAGCGTTTCAAGCTTCTAAAAAGAAGTCGAAGTCCAGCAAAAATGCCAAGAGATGGAATTGA
- the LOC104734995 gene encoding ABC transporter F family member 2-like isoform X1, translating to MGLTTNLHNLNLRSAFIFSHPLRCPTPFTLKLSSVSNPRRVINDIRAQVSTTSSNPELESLFTTEDHDQKRISKQSNGASSISSGVRLENISKSYEGVTVLKDVTWEVKRGEKVGLIGVNGAGKTTQLRIITGQEEPDSGNVIRAKPNLKVAFLSQEFEVSMGKTVKEEFMSAFKKEMEVASKLEKFQKAIEEAVDDLELMGRLLDEFDLLQRRAQEVDLDSIDARISKIMSELGFVSEDADRLVASFSSGWQMRMSLGKILLQSPDLLLLDEPTNHLDLDTIQWLESYLNKQDVPMVIISHDRAFLDQLCTKIVETEMGVSRTFEGNYSQYVISKAEWVEAQYAAWDKQQKEIEATKDLISRLSAGANSGRASSAEKKLEKLQEEEQIEKPFQRKQMKIRFPECGLSGRSVVTVKNLEFGFEDKQKLFNKANIAIERGDKIAIIGPNGCGKSTLLKLIMGLEKPMRGEVTLGEHNVLPNYFEQNQAEALDLDKTVIETVVEAAVDWRIDDIKALLGRCNFKADMMDRKVSLLSGGEKARLAFCKFMVKPSTLLVLDEPTNHLDIPSKEMLEEAISEYKGTVITVSHDRYFIKQIVNRVIEVRDGGLKDYTGDYNYNLEKNVEARARELEREAELEAKAPKVKAKSKMSKAEREARKKQKMKAFQASKKKSKSSKNAKRWN from the exons ATGGGATTAACGACAAATCTCCATAACCTAAACCTTCGTTCTGCCTTCATCTTCAGTCATCCACTTCGTTGCCCTACACCATTCACCTTGAAactctcctctgtttctaaCCCTAGACGAGTAATCAATGATATCAGAGCCCAAGTTTCTACAACCAGCTCCAATCCAGAGCTTGAATCGCTCTTCACGACCGAAGATCACGATCAGAAGCGGATCAGTAAGCAATCAAATGGTGCGTCTTCGATTTCGTCAGGAGTAAGACTTGAAAACATTAGCAAGAGCTATGAAGGCGTGACGGTGCTAAAGGATGTGACTTGGGAAGTGAAGAGAGGTGAAAAAGTAGGGTTAATCGGCGTCAACGGTGCGGGGAAGACGACACAGCTCAGGATCATCACGGGTCAAGAGGAACCTGACTCGGGAAACGTGATTAGAGCCAAACCCAATTTGAAAGTTGCCTTTTTGAGTCAAGAATTTGAGGTTTCTATGGGGAAGACAGTGAAGGAAGAGTTCATGAGTGCGTTTAAAAAAGAGATGGAAGTAGCAAGTAAGCTTGAGAAGTTTCAGAAGGCGATTGAAGAAGCTGTtgatgatttggaattaatgggAAGGTTACTTGACGAATTCGATTTGTTGCAGAGACGAGCTCAAGAGGTTGATTTGGATTCTATCGATGCGAGAATCAGTAAGATCATGTCTGAATTAGGGTTTGTGTCGGAAGATGCTGATAGGCTTGTGGCTTCGTTTAGTAGTGGGTGGCAAATGAGAATGTCACTTGGGAAGATTTTGCTTCAG AGTCCAGATTTACTGCTTTTGGATGAGCCAACGAATCATTTGGATCTTGATACTATTCAGTGGCTTGAAAGTTACTTGAATAAGCAAGATGTGCCTATGGTCATTATATCACATGACAGAGCGTTTCTTGATCAGTTATGTACCAAAATTGTGGAAACTGAAATGGGAGTGTCGAGGACTTTTGAGGGTAATTACTCTCAGTATGTGATTTCCAAGGCAGAGTGGGTTGAAGCTCAGTATGCTGCTTGGGATAAGCAACAGAAAGAGATCGAAGCAACAAAAGATTTGATTAGTAGGCTAAGTGCTGGAGCAAACTCTGGTCGAGCTTCTTCAGCAGAAAAG AAACTGGAGAAGCTCCAAGAAGAGGAGCAGATAGAGAAGCCATTTCAGCggaaacaaatgaaaatcaGGTTTCCGGAATGTGGATTAAGTGGAAGATCTGTAGTTACTGTTAAGAATCTAGAATTTGGCTTTGAGGATAAG CAGAAGTTATTTAACAAGGCAAATATAGCTATAGAGAGAGGAGACAAAATAGCTATTATTGGTCCGAATGGGTGCGGTAAAAGTACACTATTGAAACTGATTATGGGTTTGGAGAAGCCTATGAGAGGTGAAGTGACACTCGGGGAGCACAATGTATTGCCAAACTACTTCGAGCAGAATCAG GCAGAGGCTCTAGATTTGGATAAAACTGTGATTGAGACGGTTGTTGAAGCTGCTGTAGATTGGAGAATTGATGATATTAAAGCTCTTCTTGGTCGCTGCAACTTCAAAGCTGACATGATGGATAGAAAGGTCTCTCTTTTGAGTGGTGGTGAGAAG GCACGCCTTGCATTCTGCAAATTCATGGTGAAACCATCCACTCTACTTGTGTTGGACGAACCCACCAATCACTTAGACATACCTTCGAAAGAAATGCTCGAG GAGGCAATAAGCGAATACAAAGGCACAGTCATCACAGTCTCTCATGATCGATACTTCATTAAACAAATCGTTAACAGAGTAATTGAAGTCAGAGATGGTGGTTTAAAGGACTATACAGGAGACTACAAT TATAACCTGGAGAAGAATGTGGAAGCTAGAGCAAGGGAGTTGGAGAGGGAAGCAGAATTGGAAGCAAAAGCTCCAAAAGTGAAAGCAAAGTCAAAGATGTCAAAGGCTGAGAGAGAAGCACGGAAGAAGCAAAAGATGAAAGCGTTTCAAGCTTCTAAAAAGAAGTCGAAGTCCAGCAAAAATGCCAAGAGATGGAATTGA